The window AAAGCAGGGAAAGATATTCCTCTTCTTGATTAATCTATTACTATCCAATTACCAGAAAAGACTTGGCGATAAGTTTGGCGTCAAACCGGGTTCTGAGTTCATAGAAGCAATCAATGTTGCTGAAAAAGAGAACATCAAGATTGCGCTAATTGATAGAGATATCCAGACCACATTGAAGCGGGCCTGGAACAAGATGAAACTCAAAGAAAAGCTGAAGCTTATGTTTGGACTCTTCCTAGGATTCTTTGAAGAGGAGGAAGAGGAAGACATTATCGAAAAGCTAAAGGACAAGGACATAATAAACGAGCTATTAAATGAATTGTCAAAGGAGATACCCTCAGTAAAAGAGACATTGATTGATGAAAGAGACAGATACATTGCGCTAAAGATACTCGAAAGTGATGCCAAAAAGTTAGTTGCAGTTATTGGCAGAGGTCACATGGATGGGGTAAAAAGAGAATTGAAAGAATTAAGCAAAAAGGGCTTAAAAAAGAACATCGAGGAACTTGAAGTAGTCCCTCAAAAAAAGAGCTCATTGAAATATATAGGATATTTGATTCCTGTATTATTCTTTGGAATCGTGATATACGGATTTTTTACTAGAGGCATTGAATTTACACTAAAGGTATTTCTCGTCTGGATTATGGTGAATGGCACTCTGTCCGCAATTGGTGCGGCCCTTGCCCTGGCACACCCTGTTTCTATTCTGGTAGCTTTTTTTGCAGCGCCAATAACATCACTTAATCCTACAATTGCAGCCGGATGGTTTGCAGGCCTTGCTGAAATCAAATTCCGAAAACCTAAAATAAAGGACTTTGAAGGATTGAATAGCATTAATGGATTTACTGACCTTTGGAAGAATGGAGTCACGAGGATAATCCTTGTCGTTGCCTTCTCCAACATAGGGAGCACAATCGGGACAATATATGCCATCCCTTATATAATTTCACTTTTGTGAGGAGAGAAAAATGAAAAAGATAATCTTGACGATATTGGTTATATCTGCATTATTGCTCCAAGGGGTATATGCAGAAGAAGATTACATGAACATGATATGGAAGCATGACCTGAAAGGAAATGTCTGGAAGGTAATGAACGGTGATTTTACAGGAAATGGAGTCCCCGAAATAGTTGTTGCTTCTGGATGCTGTGGAAATCCAGGTTATGTAACTGTTTTTGATGTAACAGGTACCATAGTCTGGCAGGCAAGGCTACCCAATGAGGTAAGGGCCCTTGATATAGGAGACATAAATGGTGATGGAAAACTTGAGGCAGTCACTGCAGGAACTGATAGCAGGACTTACTTCATCTCAAATAGCGGGGAAGTGGTCAAGATTTATTCCGATACTAGCATGCCACAGGCAATAAAGATAGGGGATATTGACGGCGATGGGAAAAATGAGGTGGTGACTGGATCAAATTATCTAAGGATATTCAAGGATATGGAAGAGGTGGCAAATTACAGCACCTCAAATAGGATCTCAGACTTAAACTTCTATGACATAAATGGAGACAAAAAGCTTGAGATAATAACAGGTGGCCTTGGGAATTACGTTTATGCTTTTGATAGTGACCTCAATCTCTTATGGAGGCATATGAGCAATTCTGTCGTATGGGGGACAATCCCATTCAAGTACCTTGGAAACGATTCTATACTAGTTTTGGCAAGGGGATATTTTGTCCTAGACAAGGACGGCAATAAAGTATTCCAGAAGGATATGGATGACTATTACATAACTGGCCATGATACAGGCACTATGATCCTATTAGCCGATGGCAAAGGGGATCTAAACAGCATAGATTACTCATTAAATGAGCTATGGACTTTCAAGGCTGAAAAAGAAGTTAAGGCTGTCTCTTCTTACAAGGAAGGAAATGAAATGATGATCTTTTTTGGCTCCATGGATGAGAATTTCTACATGATAAACGGGAAGGGGGAATTTATTGGCTCTGCAAATGCCGGCTCCTACGTCTCAACAGTGGACAGCTTTAATGTAAAAAACAAGAGGTACGTATTTTTTGGCTCATTTGATGACGTTGTCTACACATACTACAGAGAAACAAAAAATGTCCCGTTTTATGGATTCGGGACTGTTATTGCAGCTTTATTATACTTCCTGTATAGAAGGCGTCAGTAACTTCTGAATCTTTCAACTACAAACTCTTTATCAAGAGCGTTTATGAACGCTGCGGCTTTGGGGCCTGACTCTTTGCCAATCAAGACCTGGTATATGGCCCCAAAGAGTATTTTTGGCTCTATTGGAATGTTTGTCGCAATCTCATAAATCTTATTGTGAAGTTCTACATCGTTTAGGTCTTCGCTTTGGACTAGGTCAGAGATTACTTTTAGCCCATCTCTTTGCTCCTTTGAAAGTTCTACTTTTGGAGGGTATGGCAATAGCTCAAATTTAATCATATCGGGGGCGTAGAGTTTAACCCAGTTTGCTGCAAGTTTTGTCCTTGTTTTAATCCTTTCAATGTCTGTTTCAGATAGCTCTGCTTTAATGTGGCCCTCCTTCTTTAGGATTTTTATAATCTTGTCAACATCAGAAGTTATCTGAACAAGGACTGACATAAATCTAAAAGATGGCTGTGCTGGTAATGTCTTGTAACCCCAGATGTTAGAGAATTCATAGAGCTTATCATACTTCTCTCGTTTGTTGATCTCCTCATCGCTGAAGTAGGTAGTTTCTACCCTATCAAATTCATCATAAACATTTAGGAAATCAAGGTCTAGAGCAATCTTTAGCTCCTTTGTAGGTTTTGTTTTAACAAATAGATACCTCAATACATCTGGCTCCATGACTGAAAGGATATCTGAAGGGAGGACAACATTGCCCTTAGAAGATGACATCTTTCCGCTTGCGCCCTTTAAAGACACGAATTCATAAGTTGCACCTATTATTGGTGGCTTTTCAAAAATCTCCTGTATTATCTTCTGCCCTGTGTCAGCACTGCCTCCTTGCGTACCGTGGTCCTTGCCATAAGGCTCATAGTCAACGCCCAACTCGGCCCACCTTGATGGCCAGTCTACCCTCCACTTAAGCTTGATGTAGTTTGCCTTTCTGATGTCGGCTATTTCTTCAAATCCACACTTACACGAGTAGCTTAGAGCGTACATCCCATCAAAAGATGAAATTTTTGTTAAGTCCTTCCCGCATTTTGGGCAGTATATCGAAACTGGATACCAATCACTTGCGAGCTTTTCCCCGCCACGCTGGCTGTTCAATAGCTCGATTAATTTCTCCCTCTTATCAAGTGATATTTTGATATTGTCTTTGTAAACGCCCTTTTGGTACTGACTTGACGCCCTCACGAAATCAGGCTTCATGCCTGCCTCAGAAAGTGAGACTTCAAAAGGTTCCATGAAGTGGTCGGCAAATGACTTGTGGCATCCGTCAGGGTCTGGAACCTTATAGTCCGGAAGCCCGATAAATTCAGAATAGTTGGCCGGAACATTTGAAGGAACCTTTCTAAACCTGTCATAATCGTCCCACATGTGTATATGCCGGGAATTGTATCCCATATCCTTTAGTGCAAGCGCTACAAGGCTTGTTGTGATGGCCTCCCTAAAGTGGCCTATGTGACAGTGGCCTGAGGGTGTAACCCCAGATTCACATACATATTCTTTTTTCTCTCCCCTTTCTGCAATTATTCTCTCAGCAAAAGTCGATGCCCAGTGCATGATTAACCTCTCCGTCTGACGTTTGAGTCTTTATCGCATATCTCTTTTAAAACTTGCTCAAAAGACTCGTCGTGCATTAAAACTCTATTGAGATAAACGCCTGTCCTGCCTATCTTATCCCTCCTATTGAGGACTTGGGAGCGCTCCCTCACTATATCAATTGAAATGTTTAGTAGCTTTGATACTTGAGCTTCCCTGCCAGTTATCTCTTCCTCTATATGCCCCTCTTCGTTTGGCCTGATTAGTATGAGTCTTTTATCAACGCCTGGCACCCTCTTATCAGCTCTTAAGTCGTCAAATTCAATTGCCCCTCCGAAATAGTAAAACTCAATCTCTCTTAACTTTGACTCTGTTATAGGGAATGTTACTGTTTCTCCGGTAAAGAGGGTGATTGATCCTTTCACAAGATGCCATGGCGTTGCCTGTACGATGCTCCTCTCCTTAATCCCTATATCGTCAAGAGCCATCTCCAGTAGGTAGGTCTCAGGGATATGCTCGATAAAAAAGTCAATATCTGATGCCTTGTGGACATCCCCTCTTGCAACTGAGCCATAGAGAATAGGTTGGAAATCTAAGATCTTCTCCATAACTGTAAGTGCCTTTGATCTAATAGATGAAAGCAATTGCCACTTTTCATCGCCATAGACCACCTTTCTCCTGTGAAATGCGACTGTTTTCTCCTTCATTATAAAAAATTACAGTTAGAAATATAAATCATTATCTTAGCAATTGGGTATGAACCCGCTTTATGTAGTGCTTTTAGGTATAATTATGTTCTGGGTTATCCTTTCCGAGGTCAATAAAAGGTATAGCCTTTCAAAGTATGGCATCGATTTCCAAGGGATAATCCTATTGTGGAGAACTAAAAAGTTCAATGATTTTATTGATAATGTATCAAAGAAAGGGAAGAAGATCTGGGGCGTCTACAGCATGATTGGCATAGGTGCGGCAGTTGTCGGGATGGCCGCAGTGTTCTACCTTCTATTTTCTAATGCTGTTAAAGTCCTTCTTTCACCTGCACCCTCACCAGGGGTAGGATTTGTGATCCCTGGTGTCACTGTACCCTTCTGGTACAGCTTGATAGGGCTTATAGTAGTTCTAATGGTCCACGAGGGATCACACGGGATAGTAGCTAGGGCAAATAACATCAGCCTAAAGTCAGTTGGATTGGCACTATTTGTTGTGCTACCTGGTGCATTTGTAGAGCCTAATGAAGAAGAGCTAAAGAAAACATCAAGGCTCACAAGGATGAAGGTCTATGCTGCAGGTTCAATGGCAAACTTTGTCACAGCACTCATTGCATTTGTGCTCATCATGGCAGTTATCAATCCGCTTTTGACGCCTTCGGGCATAGAGGTAGTTTCAATTGAGGGCACATCCGGAGCATTTGGATTTTTATCACAGGGGGACTTAATAACAGAGATTAACGGCGTAAAGATTGAAACTTTACAGAATTTTTATGACATTATGCAGGATTCAAAGCCAGGAGATACGCTAAATATTGTAACTGATAAAGGCACATTTGATGTATTGCTAAAAGAACACCCGACTGATGCAGGAAGGGGGTACATTGGGATTGTGACCTCTCAATACTACAAATCCCCA is drawn from Methanofastidiosum sp. and contains these coding sequences:
- a CDS encoding nucleotidyltransferase domain-containing protein, coding for MMKEKTVAFHRRKVVYGDEKWQLLSSIRSKALTVMEKILDFQPILYGSVARGDVHKASDIDFFIEHIPETYLLEMALDDIGIKERSIVQATPWHLVKGSITLFTGETVTFPITESKLREIEFYYFGGAIEFDDLRADKRVPGVDKRLILIRPNEEGHIEEEITGREAQVSKLLNISIDIVRERSQVLNRRDKIGRTGVYLNRVLMHDESFEQVLKEICDKDSNVRRRG
- the lysS gene encoding lysine--tRNA ligase, translating into MMHWASTFAERIIAERGEKKEYVCESGVTPSGHCHIGHFREAITTSLVALALKDMGYNSRHIHMWDDYDRFRKVPSNVPANYSEFIGLPDYKVPDPDGCHKSFADHFMEPFEVSLSEAGMKPDFVRASSQYQKGVYKDNIKISLDKREKLIELLNSQRGGEKLASDWYPVSIYCPKCGKDLTKISSFDGMYALSYSCKCGFEEIADIRKANYIKLKWRVDWPSRWAELGVDYEPYGKDHGTQGGSADTGQKIIQEIFEKPPIIGATYEFVSLKGASGKMSSSKGNVVLPSDILSVMEPDVLRYLFVKTKPTKELKIALDLDFLNVYDEFDRVETTYFSDEEINKREKYDKLYEFSNIWGYKTLPAQPSFRFMSVLVQITSDVDKIIKILKKEGHIKAELSETDIERIKTRTKLAANWVKLYAPDMIKFELLPYPPKVELSKEQRDGLKVISDLVQSEDLNDVELHNKIYEIATNIPIEPKILFGAIYQVLIGKESGPKAAAFINALDKEFVVERFRSY
- a CDS encoding site-2 protease family protein — encoded protein: MNPLYVVLLGIIMFWVILSEVNKRYSLSKYGIDFQGIILLWRTKKFNDFIDNVSKKGKKIWGVYSMIGIGAAVVGMAAVFYLLFSNAVKVLLSPAPSPGVGFVIPGVTVPFWYSLIGLIVVLMVHEGSHGIVARANNISLKSVGLALFVVLPGAFVEPNEEELKKTSRLTRMKVYAAGSMANFVTALIAFVLIMAVINPLLTPSGIEVVSIEGTSGAFGFLSQGDLITEINGVKIETLQNFYDIMQDSKPGDTLNIVTDKGTFDVLLKEHPTDAGRGYIGIVTSQYYKSPVNMKILTPISGILFWVFLLNFNIGLINLFPLPFLFDGGKIFKEIVDIKFSEANSNAIQKVFAVIGILLFAINILPSFL
- a CDS encoding TraB/GumN family protein — its product is MTKETIEIGGKEVILVGTVHISKESVDEVREVIEKEKPDVVGVELCGSRFESLKNVKKWEDTNILDIIKQGKIFLFLINLLLSNYQKRLGDKFGVKPGSEFIEAINVAEKENIKIALIDRDIQTTLKRAWNKMKLKEKLKLMFGLFLGFFEEEEEEDIIEKLKDKDIINELLNELSKEIPSVKETLIDERDRYIALKILESDAKKLVAVIGRGHMDGVKRELKELSKKGLKKNIEELEVVPQKKSSLKYIGYLIPVLFFGIVIYGFFTRGIEFTLKVFLVWIMVNGTLSAIGAALALAHPVSILVAFFAAPITSLNPTIAAGWFAGLAEIKFRKPKIKDFEGLNSINGFTDLWKNGVTRIILVVAFSNIGSTIGTIYAIPYIISLL